The Blastocatellia bacterium region TTGCTCCAGTCGAATACGCCGAGCCTCTGATCCATAAGCTTTTAGCTCAACGGTGGGGTCAATAACTATATCGCATCCATACCGGGCAACGACTTCACCAAGAACCAGGCGCTCCTGGCATAGCTGTTCGTACAAGAATCGGCTTCGCTGAACGCGGCCATCGCGTTCACGCCATATGCTATGAGCCGGCGGTAGCTCGGGCAGAGCAAAGGAACTCATAGCACCTCGCTGCCTTATTCTACCTCCCCCACGACGCTGCACATCCCTAGCATATTGCACGATCATCTGGGTGCGCCGTTCTGGATGATCGATAGACTCATAATTGGGATGAGCGGTCTTAGCGCCATCTTCGATACGTGCGTCAACAAGACCTTCAGTGAGTACAGACCGAAGTTGGCCCACGTCTTCGCCGATTCTGATTGCTTGGAGCTGTTGGATCAATGCGACAGGGGCAATGTTTCCGATTACGATTGGAAGAATTGGCACGCCAACTCCCATCGCATATCCGGTTTCCTGGTGGACCCAAGGTTTAGGCAAAGATTTACGTGTAAGCAGCGGAATGAAAAGATGGCATCGGGAAATCTGAGTTTTGATCTCTTCAGTAAACGGCTGACCGGGCACTAAAGCATGGTCCCACATTACAAAAAGGCCCGTCTGCTGAAGAACCGAAACTATCTGCTCTGCCAGTTCGCGTTCTGCACTTGAATAACTAAGAAATACACGAAAAGGATACATGGCGTGCCTCCCGCAGGCTCAATGAGCCTGTCTACCGTATAACGCGATCCGACAACTACACGGTTTAATAGTCAGTGCGCCATTGAGCCGTCTAACGCCCGCGTTCAGCGGGGCCGCGAATGGCATTGATGGGGCGATAAGAACCTTGCTTCGAGGCCCCCGCTGCAACGCCTTGTTAGGCTTCGACGGAAGGGTATCTTCACTTAGGGCTGACCGCTCCAGCAGCGGGCCAGTTCGTATCGCTCACTCGCTTCAGATTCATCTCGAAGAATCGGACGGGCTCTTTGCCGGGCATGATACGGTCGCCCACCTCCCGCCATCCACCTTCCTTGATTACCGCTGTGTAGCGGATTGTCATTGATCCGGCAGGAATTTCCCATATGTAGCCATCGGTCGTTGGTGTGAGCACAAAATCACCGACGTAGCCTTGCGCATACGAGTGTAAAGTGTAAACACGTGTCGTGGGATTATATGAAATAGTACCGAACGCATTGAAGGTGACCTTGTTCTCCTGCTCATAGCCCCGCCCCTCGATGACCTTGACTGACCCATCCAGGAAAGGTCCTATCCGCTCGGTTTGGGTGATGGTGTGCTTCTCGCCCGACGGCAGGATGGTCCAAGCTGGCCCTCTCCACACTCCATCCATAACTGAGAGCCGGGCCATTGCTTCTCGCTGGGCCGCGATGAGTGTGGCAGGGTCCTGGCGCCCCTGTTGTCCTGAAGCCGTTAATGTTAACCCTCCTATGATCAGGAGTGCCGACGTTACAAGTAGATGTCTTATCATTATCTCTTCCTCTTTAGATTGCGGTTGTCACATAGTGCCAACTCTTGACCAGGCTTGGCAAGCCATAATGTTAATCCAAGCCTCGCCGTGTTACTCGATCAAAATAATTATGATGGCTTCAAATCGCCGGATGGCTGGATCATTCTCCTCTCTACGGCCCGCGCCCGGTAACGTGGGCCGTTGGGTTGCGCGAAAGAGGACGTTATAGAGACAATTCTGCTTCGAGCGAGGTAGGAGGCGCAGCGCCTTCGGCAGCGTCACCAGGAAATGCGGCACCGGCAAAAGCAGCCGCGGCTGCGAACTGATTTTGTAAAAAGTAGTGCAGGGGTAATGGATATGAAGATAAACCGACGCGACCTACTCTTCGCAAGTGGGTTATCCTTGCTTGCGGGCACGCGCGCTTTTGGGCAGGGCGCCGCGCCTCCTCGCGCACAGTCCCAGACTCCCAATAGTCCGCAAGCGCGCC contains the following coding sequences:
- a CDS encoding toll/interleukin-1 receptor domain-containing protein, with protein sequence MYPFRVFLSYSSAERELAEQIVSVLQQTGLFVMWDHALVPGQPFTEEIKTQISRCHLFIPLLTRKSLPKPWVHQETGYAMGVGVPILPIVIGNIAPVALIQQLQAIRIGEDVGQLRSVLTEGLVDARIEDGAKTAHPNYESIDHPERRTQMIVQYARDVQRRGGGRIRQRGAMSSFALPELPPAHSIWRERDGRVQRSRFLYEQLCQERLVLGEVVARYGCDIVIDPTVELKAYGSEARRIRLEQLRKFLLDEERYPDVRVAVRPRTEPGNLLIVGDWFYAESIMPVDGAGYRQTLVTWHAPTVWARIKEFDREFTNILKSQGITNEQSRSKAAAAIEAEISTSSSAG
- a CDS encoding DUF1579 domain-containing protein, producing the protein MIRHLLVTSALLIIGGLTLTASGQQGRQDPATLIAAQREAMARLSVMDGVWRGPAWTILPSGEKHTITQTERIGPFLDGSVKVIEGRGYEQENKVTFNAFGTISYNPTTRVYTLHSYAQGYVGDFVLTPTTDGYIWEIPAGSMTIRYTAVIKEGGWREVGDRIMPGKEPVRFFEMNLKRVSDTNWPAAGAVSPK